ATAATATGACGGTTATTGCCTTTGTTTCTGCCACGGGGATGGGCTTATTCTTTTCTATAAAAAAACTAAGTGATGTTATCGGTAAAAAGTGGATTCTTAATATCTTGGGCGTAGTGCTATTAGTGGGATATTACGCTATTTTCCCCAATGGTGAAAACAAATTCAGCTCTCAGTTTGAAACCTTTAAATTTATAGTTATTATTGTGGCCGCAATTATCCATTTATTTATTTCGGTAGCTCCTTTTTTACCAAAGGTTAAAAATGAATACTCCTTCTGGAACTATAACAAAAATTTGTTTGTTAACTTCGTACTGTCCTCTATTTTTAGTGGTGTTCTAGCGGCTGGAATTCTTTCAGCCATCAATATTTTTAATAGTTTATTTGGCATCAATGATAATTATAAAATATATCCTATCTTATTTTCTGGCATATCCATTTTAGGGAATACCATCATTTTCCTCCTTTTTGAAGAAAGAAGCAGAGAAGAAGAACGCACCAGTACTGTAACAGAGTTCCCTATCGCACTCAAATTCTTTACCCAATACATACTTATTCCACTTCTGTTCATCTATTTAGTGATGATGTACCTGTATGCTGCCAAGATTATTTTCTTATGGGAACTCCCTAAAGGCTTGGTATCTATCACTGTGATTAGCTATTCTTTGGTAGGGATATTCGCATTGCTTTTGGTACACCCACTAAAAAATGAAGACAGTAAATCTTGGGTTAAATGGTTCTCCAAAATATTTTATTTCTCACTTGTGCCAATGCTAGTATTACTATTTGTGGCGATTTTCACTCGTTTGTTTGATTATGGAGTTACAGAGTCTAGATATTTTGTCCTTTTAATGGCGATATGGATTACCTTGTGCACCTTTTATTTCATTTTTAGAAAGAAGACTTCCATATCGTTTATCCCTAAAAGTTTGATGGCATTTTTAATCTTTGCGTTAATTTTCCCTTACTTCAATGTATTTTCAGCATCTAAGAGAAGCCAGCTAAACCGTTTACATCAGGTATTGTCTGAAAACGGACTGCTCGTGAATGGCAAAATCAATTTTAATAAAGTGATAAAGCGTTCTGTTTTTTATGAAATTAGTGATTCAGGAAGGTACTTAATTAACCGAAATGCAAAAGATGAACTCGCCCAATACCTTGATGAAAAACACATTAAAAACCTAAACAAAGAGTACCCTTCTTTTGTAGAATATGACGATTTTACCACTATAAATGATGAAACAGGAAGCATTACTGAAAGAGGTAATGAATATAAATACTTCAACTTAAAAGACAGAACACAAGCGATACCTTTTGACGGCAAAGGCTGGATTCTAAGTACTGAATATGATAACAATGCCGAACTAACAATAGAAAACAAATCGTTGAAGATAAATAGTAGCCTACTCATAAGCCTAGATAACAAAGAAGTAAATTTTGCACCAGATATTACTGAGTTTGCTAAAAACACTCCTTCGGGCGAAGTAGAAGAAATGGCATTCACAAAAAACCTTGAGGGCTACCGTATAACGATATACATTAACCGTATTGATTATAATGTTGAAAAAGAAGAAGTAACCTATGCGAATATAGAGCTTATTACAATTCAAAAACTTTAAAGTAAATATAACATAGTAGCTGTACCTTTAAATACTTTATTATACGAGGTATTACTAAAGACTATTTTACTTTAAATTTTCTTACCTTTGACCTTAAAAAATTAAAAATGTCAGTATTCTACCATAAATTTGAAGTGCGTTGGAGCGATATAGACGCCAACAGACACCTTGCCAACTCAGCCTATGTGCAATATTGTGCCCAAACAAGAATGGCTTTTATGAACCAACACAAAATGGGATTAGCACAGCTTAATCGTTGGGGAATTGGTCCCGTACTTCTTCACGAAAAGTATTCGTTTTTTAAAGAAATTTATGCAGACCAAACGGTTTATGTTTCGTTGGAGGTTTCGGGCGTGTCAGAAGATGCCAGCATCTATGCTTTTACTCACAAGTTTTATCTGCCTGACGGCACCCATTGTGCAACTTCGGAAGTAGTGGGCGTATGGATAGATACTATGTTACGAAAAACCACTACGCCACCTGATGATATTTTGGTAAGTTTAGCACCTTATAAAACAGAAAACACCAAAAATCTAAGTAGAGAAGACATCAAAAATCTTCCTTTCAGACCAGAAAATATAGACCCTTCTGTTTTTCAATCTTAATTTTTAAACTTCATTATGTTAGAAGAAAAGAAAATGGCACTTACTCCAGTTTCTCAATTAGGAGAGTTTGGACTGATAAAACACTTAACCGATAAATTCAGTTTAAAAAACACCTCTTCGGAACTAGGCATAGGAGATGATGCTACCATCATCAATCCAGAAAACAAAAAAGTAGTTGTTTCTACCGATGTTTTAGCAGAAGGCGTACATTTTAATTTAGGTTATGTTCCACTAAAGCACCTAGGGTATAAGGCTGTTGTAGTCAATCTCAGTGATATTGCAGCTATGAATGCCACACCTACACAAATATTAGTTTCTGTGGCGGCTTCCAACCGTTTTCCTGTAGAGGCTTTTGACGAAATTTATGCAGGTATCGCTTTAGCTTGCGAACGCTACAATGTAGACCTTGTAGGTGGTGATACTACCAGCTCTCAAGCAGGACTTATATTGAACATTACAGCCATAGGACTCGCACACGAAAATGAATTAGCCAAACGAAGCGGTGCTAAACCTAACGACCTATTAGTAGTTACAGGAGATTTAGGCGGTGCATATATGGGGCTGCAAATTCTAGAACGAGAACATTCGGTGTACTTAACCAATCCTAATATGCAACCCGAAATGGAAGGCTACGACTATATCCTAGAACGCCAACTAAAGCCCGAAGCGAGAACAGACATTAAAAAGACTTTAACCGAATTGGACATCACTCCAACCTCAATGATAGATATTTCTGATGGATTGGCTTCGGAGATACTGCACTTGTCAGATCAAAGCCAAGTAGGTTTTAGGCTGTACGAAGAGAAAATACCTATGGATACTCTTACCATAACTACGGCAGATGAGTTTAATCTAAACCCTGCAATGGCAGCCCTTAACGGTGGCGAAGACTATGAACTCTTATTCACCATTTCGCCAAACGATTATGAAAAGATAAGAAACCACCCAGATTTTACCATTATTGGTCATGCTACAGAGCTAGAACAAGGCAATTATTTGGTACTGAGAGGAAGCGAACAGCTCACACCACTTACCGCACAAGGCTGGGACGCATTACTTTCAAAGTAAATATTTTTCATAAAGAAAAAGGCTTATACTTTTTTCCGTATAAGCCTTTTTTTGAACAATCAATGTTCTGTTTTTTCTATCAGATTTTCATTTTCAAAATTATGAAGTTTTCGTTTTTGTCTTTCCAATAAATTTCTCACATTTTCCGCAGAAGTATCAATCCCCATACTGACAGCCTCTGCCACAAGCCTTTCTATGTTGCTTTTCTTCATTTTTCGTATTTCTGAAAAGGTGGCTGGGGTAGCCTTTTTGTATCGCGAATCTTGTAAAGAAAGTGCTTTGCCGTTGAGGTTATCTTTGAATGTAGATTTTACCAATTCAAAACTAAACTCGCCATCTTCACTTTCTATTTTCACCACCAAACCTGGCAAGCCTGTAAATTTATAAGGTCCGTAAGGCAACGGAATCTCTGGGGCATACCAAGCCACCCAATCTCTACCCTTGTAATGTAACGTTGCTTTTTTGCAACTAAAAGTATTGATGGTTTCGCTTTCATTTATCAATTTCCAATCTTTGATGACTGGCTCTTTATAAGTATATGAACTACTTCCATTTCCCTCAAAATACTGATTTTCTTGGCTGGTTTGTAAAACACTATAATCATATTTGCTTTTCAATCTATCAGACATTGTAACCCGAATAGGTTGTCCTTTTGGTGTGGCGGCAAGAACTCTGTAAATATCACTTTGTCTTGCAGAGTCATTTTTCGCCATATTTTCACTAAAAAAGAAAGCCTTGTCCTTTAAAACCTGCAAAAGAAAAACTTCCTCATCTACGAAAGAATTAGTTTTATCCAATTTCGCCTTTGAAAGATAGGCAAATTCTACTTCCAGCGTATTTTCATCCTTCTTTTGAGCTAATAATAATGTGGAGAAAATTAAGCCTAAAAATATTACTATATTCTCTATTTGTTTCATTATAATCTTCAACAAAAATGAGACTGTCTCAAAAGTCTCACCTCTCCTCCGTTTAGGAGATTTTCAAAGTGTCATTCTACTTTTGAGACAGTTTTAATTTAATACAATTTATTCACAATAATTTTTTTCTAGTTTTCCTACCCATTCTTCCAATTTTTCAAAAGAAAAATCAGAGATACAAGTGGTAGCATCTATACATCCGTGGTAGATCACCCTAACACAATCCTCCTCCGAGGCTTTGTCTTCTTTCTTCGCTTTTTTAGGTTTTGCCTCTACGACCTCAGAGGTTTTACTTGCTGGTGATACCTTATCACCAGTACTTGCACTCAATACACCTGCAAAAGATAACGCAGCAATAAAAATGATTTTTTTCATAACTTTATTATTTATTTTTTTGCCAAGGTAAAACTTTTTTATAAAATATCCAAAAGTTTTTTATAAAATATATCTAATTAAATAAAAAACACTTTGTAATTCTCGTTTTTCATCTTTCGTTAAAGAAAAAATAAGTAAATTTACAACCTCTAATTTGAACAAAAATCTATAACAAAATAAAAATGATTAAACAAAACTGGACCACTCAGGAAATATTAGACATATACAATCTTCCTTTTTTGGAACTTATCTATAAAGCGGCTACTATTCATCGCCAATACCACGACCCTAATAAAATACAAGTATCCTCACTCATTTCTGTAAAAACAGGAGGTTGCCCAGAAGATTGTGGTTATTGCCCTCAAGCAGCAAGATACCACACAGAGGTTAAAATCCACGAGATGTTACCTGTAAACCAAGTGAAAGCTCAAGCCTTAAGAGCCAAGCAAAATGGTATTTCTAGAGTGTGTCTAGGGGCAGCGTGGAGAAACGTAAAAGACGGTCCTGACTTTGACCATGTATTAGATATGGTAAGAGAGGTAACTAAACTAGATATGGAAGTATGTTGCACCCTAGGAATGCTTACCGAAAATCAAGCTAAAAGACTAGAAGAAGCTGGGCTATACGCCTATAACCATAATATAGACAGTTCCGAAGAATATTATAAAGAAGTGATTTCTACCCGTGCTTTTGAAGACCGATTAGAAACCATCAATAATGTAAGAAAAACCTCTATCACCCTTTGTTCTGGAGGGATTATTGGTATGGGAGAAAGTGTGGAAGATCGCTGTGGAATGCTAAAAGTTTTAGCCAATATGATGCCGCAGCCCGAAAGTGTTCCAATCAATGCTTTGGTTGCCGTAGAAGGAACACCTATGGAAGACCAAGAACCTGTAAACATTTTTGAGTTTGTAAGAATGGTAGCTACTGCTAGAATTGTTTTGCCTAAAACTCAAGTAAGACTTTCCGCAGGAAGAACCGAGTTCTCTAAGGAAGGACAAACCCTTTGTTTCTTTGCAGGTGCCAATTCTATTTTTGCAGGAGATAAACTATTAACCACCCCTAACCCTGATATTAACGAAGACAAAACCTTATTTAACCTATTAGGAATAAAACCTCAACAGCCTTTTGAAAAACACCCCAAAAGAGAGGTAGTGGATAAAGAAAATAGCCGATACACTGCTCTAGGAGAAAACCCTAAATGGACGAGGCCTAATCATAAAATCCCAAGAAACGAAGAGAAAAGAAAATCTAGTAACTTTCTAAAAGATAATGAATAAAAATATAAACGATTACCTTGGGCTCTTCCTTCGTTCTTTTTTGCAAGGATTAGTTATTATTGGTCCCGTTGCAGCAACGGTATGGATTATTTGGTATATTGTTTCTAGCATAGACAACATTATACCTTCCATTGCGGAAAAGTTTCCAGGGCTTATCTTTATATTGGTAATCAGCAGTACGGCACTTATAGGCTGGCTTGGTAATAAATTTTTATTAGGAAGAATCTTAGTAGATAGTATGGATTATCTACTTGAGCATACGCCAGGTATCAAATTTATTTACACTTCTTTAAAAGATGTAATGTCTTCTTTTGTTGGAGACAAAAAGAAATTTAACATACCTGTACTCATCAAAACTAATGATTCTCCAGAAGTTTGGAGAGTAGGCTTTCTTACTCAAAAAGATGTTTCTATCATGGGACTTCAGGGGCATGTATCCGTCTATCTTCCACACTCCTATGCTGTTTCTGGCTGGGTTGTTCTAGTAGAAAGCAAAAATGTAAAATTATTAGAAAATATCAACGCTGCTGATGCCATGAAATTTGCTGTAAGTGGTGGAGTT
This Riemerella anatipestifer DNA region includes the following protein-coding sequences:
- a CDS encoding DUF4153 domain-containing protein is translated as MKLLNNALKNLKKVVASYPMVLLSALISYIAIVTTTIWDTKSDFVYNMTVIAFVSATGMGLFFSIKKLSDVIGKKWILNILGVVLLVGYYAIFPNGENKFSSQFETFKFIVIIVAAIIHLFISVAPFLPKVKNEYSFWNYNKNLFVNFVLSSIFSGVLAAGILSAINIFNSLFGINDNYKIYPILFSGISILGNTIIFLLFEERSREEERTSTVTEFPIALKFFTQYILIPLLFIYLVMMYLYAAKIIFLWELPKGLVSITVISYSLVGIFALLLVHPLKNEDSKSWVKWFSKIFYFSLVPMLVLLFVAIFTRLFDYGVTESRYFVLLMAIWITLCTFYFIFRKKTSISFIPKSLMAFLIFALIFPYFNVFSASKRSQLNRLHQVLSENGLLVNGKINFNKVIKRSVFYEISDSGRYLINRNAKDELAQYLDEKHIKNLNKEYPSFVEYDDFTTINDETGSITERGNEYKYFNLKDRTQAIPFDGKGWILSTEYDNNAELTIENKSLKINSSLLISLDNKEVNFAPDITEFAKNTPSGEVEEMAFTKNLEGYRITIYINRIDYNVEKEEVTYANIELITIQKL
- a CDS encoding acyl-CoA thioesterase gives rise to the protein MSVFYHKFEVRWSDIDANRHLANSAYVQYCAQTRMAFMNQHKMGLAQLNRWGIGPVLLHEKYSFFKEIYADQTVYVSLEVSGVSEDASIYAFTHKFYLPDGTHCATSEVVGVWIDTMLRKTTTPPDDILVSLAPYKTENTKNLSREDIKNLPFRPENIDPSVFQS
- the thiL gene encoding thiamine-phosphate kinase encodes the protein MLEEKKMALTPVSQLGEFGLIKHLTDKFSLKNTSSELGIGDDATIINPENKKVVVSTDVLAEGVHFNLGYVPLKHLGYKAVVVNLSDIAAMNATPTQILVSVAASNRFPVEAFDEIYAGIALACERYNVDLVGGDTTSSQAGLILNITAIGLAHENELAKRSGAKPNDLLVVTGDLGGAYMGLQILEREHSVYLTNPNMQPEMEGYDYILERQLKPEARTDIKKTLTELDITPTSMIDISDGLASEILHLSDQSQVGFRLYEEKIPMDTLTITTADEFNLNPAMAALNGGEDYELLFTISPNDYEKIRNHPDFTIIGHATELEQGNYLVLRGSEQLTPLTAQGWDALLSK
- a CDS encoding GLPGLI family protein is translated as MKQIENIVIFLGLIFSTLLLAQKKDENTLEVEFAYLSKAKLDKTNSFVDEEVFLLQVLKDKAFFFSENMAKNDSARQSDIYRVLAATPKGQPIRVTMSDRLKSKYDYSVLQTSQENQYFEGNGSSSYTYKEPVIKDWKLINESETINTFSCKKATLHYKGRDWVAWYAPEIPLPYGPYKFTGLPGLVVKIESEDGEFSFELVKSTFKDNLNGKALSLQDSRYKKATPATFSEIRKMKKSNIERLVAEAVSMGIDTSAENVRNLLERQKRKLHNFENENLIEKTEH
- the bioB gene encoding biotin synthase BioB → MIKQNWTTQEILDIYNLPFLELIYKAATIHRQYHDPNKIQVSSLISVKTGGCPEDCGYCPQAARYHTEVKIHEMLPVNQVKAQALRAKQNGISRVCLGAAWRNVKDGPDFDHVLDMVREVTKLDMEVCCTLGMLTENQAKRLEEAGLYAYNHNIDSSEEYYKEVISTRAFEDRLETINNVRKTSITLCSGGIIGMGESVEDRCGMLKVLANMMPQPESVPINALVAVEGTPMEDQEPVNIFEFVRMVATARIVLPKTQVRLSAGRTEFSKEGQTLCFFAGANSIFAGDKLLTTPNPDINEDKTLFNLLGIKPQQPFEKHPKREVVDKENSRYTALGENPKWTRPNHKIPRNEEKRKSSNFLKDNE
- a CDS encoding DUF502 domain-containing protein: MNKNINDYLGLFLRSFLQGLVIIGPVAATVWIIWYIVSSIDNIIPSIAEKFPGLIFILVISSTALIGWLGNKFLLGRILVDSMDYLLEHTPGIKFIYTSLKDVMSSFVGDKKKFNIPVLIKTNDSPEVWRVGFLTQKDVSIMGLQGHVSVYLPHSYAVSGWVVLVESKNVKLLENINAADAMKFAVSGGVAGFPNDTTSRKKENTVS